Proteins from one Bacteroides zhangwenhongii genomic window:
- a CDS encoding AbgT family transporter produces the protein MKTKWRMPHPATMFMLLTMAVVFLSWICDIYGLKVTLPQTGEDIRVQSLLSPEGIRWWLRNAIKNFTGFAPLGMVIIAMFGLGVAQHSGFINACIRLGVGNRKEKKRIILWVIVLGLLSNAIGDGGYIILLPIAAMLFQWVGLHPIAGIVTAYVSVACGYSANIVLSTMDPLLAHTTQEAALAQTGYQGNTEPLCNYFFMSASTVVITAIVYWVTEKWLIPKLGNYEGGIKVEAYRPLSRKERRAIMISIVVAAIYVALILWLTFSSYGILRGVNGGLMHSPFIAGILFLLSLGAGITGMAYGFSSGRYRTDNDVIEGLTQPMKLLGVYFVIAFFAAQMFACFEYSHLDKCLAIMGAELLSSFEPAPLAALVLFILFTATVNLIMVSATSKWAFMSFIFIPMFAQMGITPDIVQCAFRIGDSSTNAITPFLFYMPLVLTYMRQYDKRITYGVLLKYTWRYSLAILFAWTLLFVVWYLLEIPVGL, from the coding sequence ATGAAGACAAAATGGCGTATGCCCCATCCTGCTACGATGTTTATGCTGTTGACGATGGCAGTGGTTTTTCTTTCATGGATATGCGATATCTATGGGTTAAAGGTGACATTGCCGCAAACCGGTGAAGACATTCGTGTGCAAAGTCTGTTGAGTCCGGAAGGTATTCGCTGGTGGTTGCGCAACGCAATTAAGAATTTTACAGGATTTGCTCCTTTGGGGATGGTAATCATCGCGATGTTCGGACTTGGGGTTGCCCAACATTCCGGGTTTATTAATGCGTGTATCCGTTTGGGGGTGGGGAACAGGAAAGAGAAAAAGAGAATTATTCTTTGGGTAATTGTTCTAGGGTTATTATCGAATGCCATTGGTGACGGTGGGTATATAATTTTGTTGCCTATTGCTGCTATGTTGTTCCAATGGGTAGGTCTCCATCCGATTGCCGGAATTGTAACGGCTTATGTTTCCGTTGCGTGTGGATATAGTGCCAATATTGTATTAAGTACGATGGACCCGTTATTAGCTCATACCACACAAGAGGCTGCTTTAGCGCAGACTGGATATCAAGGGAACACCGAACCTCTTTGCAATTATTTCTTTATGAGTGCTTCTACGGTGGTTATTACTGCTATTGTTTATTGGGTGACTGAGAAATGGCTTATTCCTAAGTTAGGGAATTATGAAGGGGGGATAAAGGTGGAAGCTTACCGGCCTCTGTCCCGCAAAGAACGGCGTGCTATTATGATCTCTATTGTTGTGGCAGCTATTTATGTGGCTCTTATTTTGTGGCTTACTTTTTCTTCTTACGGGATTCTACGTGGGGTAAACGGTGGTTTAATGCATTCACCTTTTATTGCAGGTATTTTGTTTCTTCTTTCATTGGGAGCCGGTATCACAGGAATGGCATACGGCTTCAGCTCCGGTCGTTATCGTACGGATAATGACGTCATAGAAGGGTTAACGCAACCCATGAAACTTCTTGGTGTTTATTTTGTAATTGCTTTTTTTGCAGCACAGATGTTTGCATGTTTCGAGTATTCACATCTGGATAAGTGCCTTGCCATCATGGGAGCGGAACTGCTTTCTTCTTTTGAACCTGCTCCATTGGCTGCTTTGGTATTGTTTATCCTGTTTACAGCAACTGTCAATCTTATTATGGTATCTGCTACCTCTAAATGGGCTTTTATGTCTTTCATATTTATTCCGATGTTTGCGCAAATGGGGATTACTCCGGACATTGTACAATGTGCTTTTCGCATAGGGGATAGCTCGACCAATGCAATCACTCCTTTCTTGTTTTATATGCCTTTGGTATTGACTTATATGCGGCAATATGACAAGCGAATTACGTATGGAGTTTTGCTTAAATATACTTGGAGATATTCACTGGCTATCTTGTTTGCCTGGACATTATTGTTTGTTGTCTGGTATTTGTTGGAGATACCGGTCGGACTGTAA
- a CDS encoding DUF5932 domain-containing protein gives MEEQKFKVIIVEDVKLELKGTEEIFRHEIPNAEVIGTAMTENEFWPLMEAQLPDLVLLDLGLGGSTTIGVDICRNIFKRYKGVRVLIFTGEILNEKLWVDVLNAGADGIILKTGELLTKTDVQAVMDGKKLVFNYPILEKIVDRFKKSVANDAKRQEAVISYDIDEYDERFLRHLALGYTKEMIANLKGMPFGVKSLEKRQNDLVGRLFPNGERVGVNATRLAVRALELRIIDLDNLEPDDE, from the coding sequence ATGGAAGAACAGAAATTTAAAGTAATTATTGTAGAGGATGTAAAATTGGAGTTGAAAGGCACGGAGGAGATATTCCGTCACGAAATACCGAATGCGGAAGTGATCGGTACCGCCATGACAGAGAATGAATTCTGGCCCTTGATGGAAGCCCAACTTCCTGATTTGGTTTTGCTGGATCTGGGTCTGGGGGGCTCTACCACTATCGGAGTAGATATTTGTCGGAATATATTCAAACGTTATAAGGGGGTTCGTGTGCTGATCTTCACCGGTGAGATCTTGAATGAAAAATTATGGGTGGATGTGCTGAATGCCGGTGCCGACGGAATTATTCTCAAGACAGGAGAGTTGCTTACTAAAACGGATGTACAGGCTGTAATGGATGGAAAGAAGCTAGTGTTCAATTATCCGATTCTAGAAAAGATTGTAGACCGTTTTAAGAAGTCTGTCGCTAATGATGCAAAACGTCAGGAGGCGGTTATCAGTTATGATATTGATGAATATGACGAGCGTTTTCTCCGTCATTTGGCATTAGGATATACGAAGGAGATGATTGCAAATCTGAAAGGTATGCCCTTCGGCGTGAAATCATTGGAAAAACGGCAGAATGACCTTGTCGGACGTCTTTTCCCGAATGGAGAGCGGGTGGGGGTGAATGCTACCCGGTTGGCTGTGCGTGCATTGGAATTGCGCATTATTGATCTGGATAATCTGGAGCCTGATGATGAATAA
- a CDS encoding DUF5113 domain-containing protein translates to MVPTKEVRLIDSLNGTAYAYRYRNLDSSYKYAEQAYSKVNFYKSGKAEALNNLGFWAFMNMDFDRAEASHKEVYKLTKNELELLIADIGLMKICQRTAMNKEFYDYRNSALRRMKRIREESDLFADRHEKLRLDYAFTEFFIVSAIYYYYLQQRQEAIASLSHIPEEEALADTNQLLYYHYLKGAASLVEAKTPEERKLREFDHLYYTWRTAVQSNHPYFEGNGLQGLANLMASSDSFEFFQTRRGHMLEQFALPVDSLLPLRMAQLALERFRQYNDLYQIAGAYVSIGKYLNAHGRYSEALDTLTKALDCVNRHHILYYHHEADTLDKLHTFAEGDTTYTGVPWIAQENVKTVPEWISRIREQLSVSYAGLGMKYASDYNRNIYLDILNFTRQDKELESRYVSLEAGSRQMTLVLSLVIAGLVLVVIFWWFFNKRSKIRNRLDVERLQQILGLCRDITSSIPMNVPLIQQGIDQLFGKGRMKLEISEEGKATLCSGYRLSRDEKALVHVLEPYIIWAADNEQMVEALSDERMQLEKQRYIYEQHIAGNKRQNLIKKACMAIVNGINPYIDRILNEVHKLTERGYIDDEKIKKEKYQYIDELVTTINEYNDILALWIKMKQGTLSLNIETFGLNELFELVGKGRRAFEMKKQTLEIEPTVATVKADRALTLFMINTMTENARKYTPEGGNIKVYARMTDTYVEISVEDNGRGISTEDVERIIGEKVYDSRVIGMKNAEDPEELKENKGSGFGLMNCKGIIEKYKKTNDLFRVCAFNVESELGKGSRFYFRLPLGIRKIVGVLLCLLLPVGMVSCVHDSISPMLQEGDSIVVVTDSVYEDLLDAASDYANAAYFANVDEEYELALQYIDSAMMLLNGHYEKYARAEHPHRYMKLVGEGIPAEISWWNELFDSDYHVILDIRNEAAVAFLALKQLDAYSYNNSAFTDLYKLQGEDQTLEAYCKQLERSNTNKTVGIILCFVLLVVLLVGYYFLYMRKRLQNRLNLEQVLEINQKVFAASLVRPQEQEDAEALQREESTLKEIPQRIVDEAFGSVNELLTIDRMGIAAYNETTHRLEYASCPGQEMPEMVQQCFDSGEYLERRHYLAIPLKVEAGGEHQCVGVLYLERREGSEQETNRLLFELVARYVAIVIFNAVVKLATKYRDIESAHEEARRALWEDSMLHVQNMVLDNCLSTIKHETIYYPNKIKQIVGRLNMQNISEKEEREAVETMTELIEYYKGIFTILSSCASRQLEEVTFRRVVIPVQELLDTAGKYFRKSMKNRTERIELEIGTVDAKVIGDLNQLRFLLENLIDEALAVHEDGLLRLQARQDDEYIRFLFADTRREKSMEELNLLFYPNLARMTAGEKGELRGTEYLVCKQIIRDHDEFAGRRGCRINAEPAADGGFTVYFTVPRR, encoded by the coding sequence ATGGTGCCGACTAAAGAGGTGCGTTTGATTGATTCGCTTAATGGAACAGCGTATGCTTATCGTTACCGAAACCTGGATTCTTCTTATAAATATGCCGAACAGGCTTATAGTAAGGTGAACTTTTATAAGTCGGGGAAAGCGGAAGCTTTAAATAATCTGGGATTCTGGGCTTTTATGAATATGGATTTTGACCGTGCCGAAGCGTCTCATAAAGAGGTCTATAAACTGACTAAAAACGAACTTGAGCTTTTGATTGCCGATATCGGACTGATGAAAATCTGTCAGAGGACGGCAATGAACAAAGAATTTTATGATTATAGGAACAGTGCGTTGAGACGTATGAAACGTATTCGTGAGGAAAGTGATTTGTTTGCCGACAGGCACGAAAAGCTTCGGTTGGATTATGCTTTTACGGAGTTCTTTATTGTTTCCGCCATTTATTACTATTACCTTCAGCAACGACAGGAAGCGATTGCGTCGCTCAGTCATATTCCGGAAGAGGAAGCATTGGCGGATACTAATCAATTGCTTTACTATCATTATCTTAAAGGGGCCGCTTCTCTGGTTGAAGCAAAGACACCGGAAGAGAGAAAACTACGTGAGTTTGATCATTTATATTATACTTGGCGGACGGCTGTTCAGAGCAATCATCCTTATTTCGAAGGAAATGGTTTGCAAGGTCTTGCCAACTTGATGGCTTCTTCCGATAGTTTCGAGTTTTTCCAGACAAGGAGAGGACATATGCTGGAGCAGTTTGCTTTGCCGGTAGATTCTCTTTTACCTTTGCGCATGGCACAACTCGCGCTTGAAAGGTTCCGCCAATATAATGACTTGTATCAGATTGCCGGAGCGTATGTTTCTATCGGAAAATATCTGAATGCGCACGGACGATATTCGGAAGCGCTGGATACACTCACGAAAGCGTTGGATTGTGTGAATCGCCATCATATACTTTATTATCATCATGAAGCGGATACATTGGATAAGCTGCATACGTTTGCAGAAGGTGATACTACCTATACGGGAGTGCCTTGGATTGCGCAGGAAAATGTGAAGACCGTTCCTGAATGGATTTCAAGGATTCGGGAACAATTGAGTGTATCGTATGCAGGGCTCGGAATGAAATATGCTTCTGATTATAATCGGAATATTTATCTGGATATTTTGAATTTTACCCGCCAGGACAAGGAACTGGAAAGTCGTTATGTGTCATTGGAAGCCGGTTCGCGACAGATGACGCTTGTACTTTCTCTGGTGATTGCCGGATTGGTATTGGTGGTGATTTTCTGGTGGTTCTTTAATAAGCGTTCTAAAATAAGAAACCGGTTGGATGTGGAACGTTTGCAGCAGATTTTAGGACTCTGCCGGGATATTACTTCATCCATCCCAATGAATGTTCCTTTGATTCAGCAGGGGATAGATCAGTTGTTTGGAAAGGGACGTATGAAATTGGAAATATCGGAGGAAGGTAAGGCGACGTTGTGCTCTGGATATCGGCTGAGCCGCGACGAGAAGGCTTTGGTCCACGTATTGGAGCCTTATATTATTTGGGCGGCTGACAATGAGCAGATGGTGGAAGCATTGAGTGACGAGCGGATGCAATTGGAAAAACAGCGGTATATCTATGAGCAGCATATTGCTGGAAATAAACGCCAGAACTTGATAAAAAAAGCCTGTATGGCTATCGTAAATGGTATCAATCCGTATATTGACCGTATTCTGAATGAAGTACATAAGTTGACGGAACGGGGATATATCGATGATGAAAAGATCAAGAAAGAGAAGTACCAGTATATCGACGAATTGGTTACTACGATCAATGAATATAATGATATTCTGGCTCTCTGGATTAAAATGAAGCAAGGAACGCTCAGCTTGAATATTGAGACATTCGGCCTCAATGAGTTATTTGAACTGGTAGGGAAAGGACGGCGTGCTTTTGAGATGAAAAAACAGACTTTGGAGATTGAACCGACCGTTGCCACGGTGAAGGCCGACCGTGCATTGACTCTGTTTATGATTAATACGATGACGGAGAATGCGCGTAAATATACTCCGGAAGGTGGGAACATCAAGGTATACGCGCGTATGACGGATACTTATGTGGAGATTTCCGTAGAAGATAACGGACGAGGTATTTCAACGGAGGATGTGGAGCGTATCATTGGTGAGAAGGTGTATGATTCGCGCGTAATCGGGATGAAGAATGCAGAGGATCCGGAGGAACTGAAAGAAAACAAGGGGAGTGGCTTCGGATTAATGAACTGTAAGGGAATCATTGAGAAATATAAGAAGACGAATGATTTGTTCCGTGTGTGTGCTTTCAATGTGGAAAGTGAATTGGGTAAGGGGAGTCGTTTCTATTTTCGTTTGCCTTTAGGGATACGTAAGATAGTCGGTGTATTGCTTTGCCTGTTGCTTCCGGTAGGGATGGTGTCGTGTGTGCATGATTCTATTTCCCCCATGCTGCAGGAAGGAGATTCGATAGTTGTGGTTACGGATTCGGTATATGAGGATTTGCTGGATGCTGCGTCGGACTATGCAAATGCGGCATATTTTGCTAATGTGGATGAAGAATATGAACTAGCTTTGCAGTATATCGATTCGGCTATGATGTTATTGAACGGGCATTATGAGAAATATGCACGGGCGGAACATCCGCATCGTTATATGAAATTGGTCGGTGAGGGGATACCTGCCGAGATTAGTTGGTGGAATGAGTTGTTTGACTCGGATTATCATGTGATTCTGGACATAAGAAACGAAGCGGCAGTCGCTTTTCTGGCTTTGAAACAACTGGATGCGTACAGTTATAATAATTCGGCATTTACGGATTTGTATAAGTTGCAAGGAGAAGATCAGACGTTGGAGGCATATTGCAAGCAGTTGGAACGTTCGAATACGAACAAGACGGTGGGGATCATTTTATGTTTTGTCCTGTTGGTGGTTTTGTTGGTCGGGTACTATTTTCTGTATATGCGCAAGCGGCTGCAGAACCGACTGAATCTTGAACAGGTGCTCGAGATAAATCAAAAAGTGTTTGCAGCCTCTTTGGTCAGACCACAGGAGCAAGAGGATGCAGAAGCACTCCAACGAGAGGAGAGTACGCTGAAGGAAATCCCGCAACGCATAGTGGATGAAGCATTCGGGTCTGTAAATGAATTGCTTACGATTGACCGGATGGGTATTGCAGCGTATAATGAAACGACGCATAGGCTGGAATACGCTTCATGTCCCGGTCAGGAGATGCCGGAGATGGTACAGCAATGTTTTGATTCCGGTGAGTATCTTGAACGACGGCATTATCTGGCTATTCCATTGAAGGTGGAAGCGGGAGGGGAACACCAGTGTGTCGGTGTGCTTTATCTGGAACGCAGGGAAGGGTCGGAGCAGGAAACAAATCGTCTGTTGTTTGAATTGGTGGCACGCTATGTGGCGATTGTGATATTTAATGCGGTGGTGAAATTGGCTACGAAATATCGGGATATTGAGTCGGCGCATGAAGAGGCACGACGTGCTCTTTGGGAAGACAGTATGTTGCATGTACAAAATATGGTATTGGATAATTGCCTGTCTACGATTAAACATGAAACAATTTATTATCCGAATAAGATCAAACAAATTGTCGGTAGGCTCAATATGCAGAATATTTCAGAGAAGGAAGAACGTGAGGCTGTGGAGACAATGACCGAATTGATTGAATATTATAAAGGAATCTTTACGATTCTAAGTTCGTGCGCTTCCCGTCAGTTGGAAGAGGTTACTTTCCGGCGGGTGGTGATTCCTGTACAGGAACTTTTGGATACTGCCGGAAAATACTTCAGAAAGTCAATGAAGAATCGGACGGAGAGGATAGAACTGGAGATAGGAACGGTGGACGCAAAAGTGATAGGAGATCTGAATCAGTTGCGCTTCCTATTGGAAAACCTGATTGACGAAGCGTTGGCGGTTCACGAAGATGGTCTGTTGCGTTTGCAGGCACGGCAGGATGATGAATATATTCGCTTTCTTTTTGCGGATACAAGACGCGAGAAGAGTATGGAGGAACTGAACCTGTTGTTTTATCCGAATCTGGCACGTATGACTGCCGGTGAAAAAGGGGAGTTGCGTGGTACGGAATATTTGGTCTGTAAACAGATTATCCGCGATCATGATGAGTTTGCAGGACGCAGGGGATGTCGTATTAATGCCGAACCTGCTGCAGATGGAGGATTTACGGTTTATTTTACTGTACCGCGTAGATAA
- a CDS encoding ribose-phosphate pyrophosphokinase, whose translation MSEKAPFMVFSGTNSRYLAEKICASLNCPLGNMNITHFADGEFAVSYEESIRGAHVFLVQSTFPNSDNLMELLLMVDAAKRASAKSIVAVIPYFGWARQDRKDKPRVSIGAKLVADLLSVAGIDRLITMDLHADQIQGFFDIPVDHLYASAVFLPYIQSLKLEDLVIATPDVGGSKRASTFSKYLGVPLVLCNKSREKANEVASMQIIGDVKDKNVVLIDDIVDTAGTITKAANIMLEAGAKSVRAIASHCVMSDPASFRVQESGLTEMVFTDSIPYAKKCAKVKQLSIADMFAETIKRVMNNESISSQYII comes from the coding sequence ATGAGCGAAAAAGCACCCTTTATGGTATTCTCGGGAACAAACTCGAGATATCTTGCAGAAAAAATCTGCGCAAGCCTGAATTGTCCTCTGGGAAATATGAACATTACCCATTTTGCCGATGGCGAATTTGCTGTTTCATATGAGGAATCAATTCGTGGCGCCCATGTATTCTTGGTTCAATCCACATTCCCAAACTCAGACAACTTAATGGAACTTCTCCTGATGGTTGACGCGGCAAAACGTGCATCAGCAAAGAGCATTGTAGCTGTAATTCCCTATTTCGGATGGGCTCGTCAGGATAGAAAAGACAAACCTCGTGTATCTATCGGAGCTAAACTAGTAGCCGACCTGCTTTCCGTTGCAGGTATCGACCGACTGATTACTATGGACCTGCACGCAGACCAGATTCAGGGATTCTTCGATATTCCGGTAGACCACCTGTATGCGTCAGCCGTATTCCTCCCCTACATCCAGTCATTGAAATTGGAGGATCTGGTGATTGCTACACCGGACGTAGGAGGTTCAAAACGTGCCAGCACTTTCTCCAAATATCTCGGTGTACCGTTGGTACTTTGCAACAAGTCGCGTGAGAAAGCCAATGAAGTTGCTTCCATGCAGATCATCGGTGATGTGAAAGATAAAAATGTAGTATTGATCGACGATATCGTAGACACAGCCGGAACAATCACCAAAGCAGCCAACATTATGTTGGAAGCCGGTGCAAAGTCTGTACGTGCTATCGCCAGTCACTGCGTAATGTCCGATCCCGCTTCATTCCGTGTACAGGAATCCGGTCTGACAGAAATGGTATTTACCGACAGCATTCCTTACGCAAAGAAGTGTGCGAAAGTAAAACAGTTAAGTATCGCCGATATGTTTGCTGAGACAATCAAACGAGTTATGAATAACGAGTCAATCAGCTCACAGTACATCATCTAG
- a CDS encoding MORN repeat-containing protein produces MKKYLYTTLLLALLAQEGVMAQENEGKKGGFFGKIKDTFSTEIKIGNYTFKDGSVYTGEMKGRKPNGKGKTVFKNGDVYEGEYVKGKREGYGIYMFPDGEKYEGQWYQDQQHGKGIYYFMNNNRYDGMWYQDYQHGKGTMYYHNGDLYVGGWVNDKREGEGTYTWANGAKYTGHWKNDKKNGKGTMNWDDGCKYEGDWKDDVRHGKGVFEYTNGDKYEGDWADDIQHGKGTYFFHTGDRYEGSYLLGERTGEGIYYHANGDKYVGNFKDGMQDGKGTFTWSNGAVYEGDWKNNRREGKGIYKWSNGDVYEGDWKDNRPNGEGTLKTAAGMQYKGGFVDGLEEGQGVQIDKDGNRFDGFFKQGKKNGPFVETDKDGKIIRKGTYKFGRLQ; encoded by the coding sequence ATGAAGAAATATCTATATACTACACTTTTATTGGCTCTCCTAGCACAAGAGGGGGTAATGGCACAAGAAAATGAAGGGAAAAAGGGCGGATTCTTCGGAAAGATAAAAGATACATTCTCTACAGAAATAAAGATTGGCAACTATACTTTTAAGGATGGCAGTGTCTATACAGGAGAAATGAAAGGACGCAAGCCAAACGGGAAAGGAAAGACGGTCTTTAAAAATGGGGATGTCTACGAGGGTGAATATGTGAAGGGGAAACGTGAAGGGTATGGCATCTATATGTTTCCTGACGGAGAAAAGTACGAAGGACAATGGTATCAGGACCAACAGCACGGAAAAGGTATTTATTATTTTATGAATAACAACCGTTATGACGGTATGTGGTATCAGGACTACCAGCATGGCAAGGGGACGATGTATTATCACAACGGTGACTTGTATGTAGGTGGTTGGGTGAATGATAAGCGTGAGGGTGAAGGTACGTATACTTGGGCGAATGGCGCTAAATATACCGGTCATTGGAAGAATGACAAGAAAAACGGTAAGGGTACTATGAACTGGGATGACGGATGTAAATATGAAGGAGACTGGAAAGATGATGTCCGTCATGGAAAAGGGGTATTTGAATATACTAACGGAGATAAATATGAGGGTGACTGGGCAGATGATATCCAGCATGGAAAGGGTACTTATTTTTTCCATACGGGAGATCGTTACGAAGGTTCTTATCTCTTGGGTGAACGTACGGGTGAGGGAATTTACTATCATGCTAACGGTGATAAGTATGTAGGTAACTTCAAGGATGGTATGCAAGATGGGAAAGGAACTTTTACCTGGTCGAATGGTGCTGTGTATGAAGGTGACTGGAAAAATAACAGACGCGAGGGTAAGGGTATCTACAAATGGAGCAATGGTGATGTGTATGAGGGGGATTGGAAAGATAACCGTCCGAATGGTGAAGGTACTTTAAAGACTGCTGCGGGTATGCAATACAAAGGTGGCTTCGTTGATGGATTGGAAGAAGGACAAGGGGTTCAGATTGATAAAGACGGCAACCGTTTCGATGGTTTCTTCAAACAAGGAAAGAAGAATGGTCCTTTTGTGGAAACTGATAAAGACGGGAAGATAATCAGAAAGGGAACATACAAATTCGGAAGACTTCAATAA
- a CDS encoding M16 family metallopeptidase encodes MDRTIQPEIQPLKNFHIQTPVRTTLPNGIPLTVINAGEQEVVRMDVLFSGGRWQQSRKLQALFTNRMLREGTTKYTAATIAEKLDYYGSWLELSSSSEYAYITVYSLNKYLAKTLEVVESMIKEPLFPQKELQTILDTNIQQYLVNTSKVDFLAHRSLLKSLYGEQHPCGKIVMEEDYHTITPEVLREFYERYYHSGNCSIFLSGKVTDDIISRVTDIFGIPFGQYQLQMPKLSFPFAAIPEKRIFTEREDAMQSAVKMGCTTITREHPDYPKLRVLMTLFGGYFGSRLMSNIREDKGYTYGISAGVVFYPDSGLLIVSTETDNEYVEPLIQEVYHEIDRLHQEPVSAEELRMVRNYMLGEMCRSYESPFSLSDAWIFIATSGLKDDYFARSLQAVNEITPAEIQDLAQRYLCKETLKEVIAGKKLS; translated from the coding sequence ATGGATCGCACGATACAGCCTGAGATACAACCTCTGAAAAATTTCCATATACAGACTCCTGTCAGGACAACGTTGCCGAATGGTATTCCGTTGACTGTTATTAATGCCGGCGAACAGGAAGTGGTGCGTATGGATGTACTTTTCTCCGGAGGTCGCTGGCAGCAGTCGCGGAAGTTGCAAGCTTTGTTTACGAACCGTATGTTGCGCGAAGGTACGACGAAATATACGGCTGCCACCATTGCGGAGAAATTGGATTATTATGGTTCGTGGCTAGAACTCTCCAGTTCTTCGGAGTATGCTTATATCACTGTTTATTCATTGAATAAGTATTTAGCGAAAACGTTGGAAGTGGTAGAGTCGATGATTAAGGAACCACTGTTTCCACAAAAGGAGCTTCAAACTATTCTGGATACCAATATCCAGCAATATTTGGTCAATACCTCTAAGGTTGATTTTCTTGCACATCGTAGTTTGCTGAAGTCTCTTTACGGTGAACAACATCCATGCGGGAAAATAGTGATGGAGGAGGATTATCATACCATAACTCCAGAAGTGCTTCGTGAGTTTTATGAGCGGTATTACCATTCCGGCAATTGCTCCATTTTCTTATCCGGCAAGGTGACGGATGATATCATCAGCCGTGTAACGGATATTTTCGGGATTCCGTTCGGGCAATATCAATTACAGATGCCGAAGTTGAGTTTCCCATTTGCGGCTATACCTGAGAAGAGGATTTTTACGGAACGTGAAGACGCTATGCAGAGCGCAGTGAAAATGGGATGTACCACCATTACTCGCGAACATCCCGACTATCCGAAGCTGCGTGTGCTGATGACATTGTTCGGAGGTTATTTCGGTAGCCGTCTGATGTCCAACATTCGCGAAGATAAAGGGTATACTTATGGCATATCGGCAGGAGTAGTATTTTATCCGGATAGCGGCTTGCTGATTGTTTCGACGGAGACGGATAATGAATATGTGGAGCCGTTAATACAGGAAGTATATCACGAAATAGATCGGTTGCACCAGGAGCCGGTATCTGCGGAAGAATTAAGGATGGTGCGCAACTATATGTTGGGAGAAATGTGCCGCAGTTATGAATCGCCTTTCTCTCTCTCGGATGCGTGGATATTTATAGCTACTTCCGGTTTGAAGGATGATTACTTCGCACGTTCTTTGCAAGCCGTAAACGAGATTACTCCTGCGGAAATACAGGATTTAGCGCAGCGTTATTTATGCAAAGAGACATTAAAAGAGGTCATTGCAGGTAAAAAGTTGTCATAA
- the kdsB gene encoding 3-deoxy-manno-octulosonate cytidylyltransferase has protein sequence MKFLGIIPARYASTRFPAKPLAILGGKTVIQRVYEQVAGILDDAYVATDDERIEEAVKAFGGKVVMTSVHHKSGTDRCYEACVKIGGDFDVVVNIQGDEPFIQPSQLNAVKTCFEDPTTQIATLVKPFTADEPFAVLENVNSPKVVVNANWNALYFSRSIIPYQRNAEKKDWLKGHTYYKHIGLYAYRTEVLREITALPQSSLEIAESLEQLRWLENGYKIKVGISEVETIGIDTPQDLARAEEFLKNRL, from the coding sequence ATGAAATTTCTGGGAATTATACCTGCCCGTTATGCCTCTACCCGTTTCCCTGCGAAACCGTTGGCTATCTTGGGCGGAAAAACAGTGATACAGCGTGTGTATGAACAAGTAGCCGGAATTTTGGATGATGCGTATGTGGCTACTGATGACGAACGGATTGAGGAGGCGGTGAAAGCTTTCGGTGGTAAGGTGGTGATGACTTCTGTTCATCATAAAAGCGGTACGGACCGTTGTTATGAGGCTTGCGTCAAGATTGGAGGGGACTTTGATGTGGTAGTCAATATACAAGGGGACGAGCCTTTTATACAACCTTCGCAGTTGAATGCCGTGAAGACTTGTTTTGAAGATCCTACTACACAGATTGCTACATTGGTAAAGCCTTTTACTGCTGATGAGCCGTTTGCCGTACTTGAGAATGTGAACTCTCCCAAAGTGGTAGTCAATGCAAATTGGAATGCCCTGTATTTCAGTCGTTCTATCATCCCTTATCAGCGTAATGCCGAGAAGAAGGATTGGCTGAAAGGACATACCTACTATAAACATATCGGTTTGTATGCTTACCGTACGGAAGTGCTGAGGGAGATAACCGCACTACCGCAATCATCACTTGAGATAGCGGAATCGTTGGAGCAACTGCGCTGGCTGGAAAACGGGTATAAAATAAAAGTGGGGATCAGTGAAGTGGAAACGATTGGAATCGATACTCCACAGGACTTGGCGCGTGCAGAAGAATTTTTGAAAAATAGATTATAA